Proteins encoded together in one Peribacillus asahii window:
- a CDS encoding glyceraldehyde-3-phosphate dehydrogenase — MNARVAINGFGRIGRMVFRKAILDEGLDIVAINASYPAETLAHLLKYDTTHGKFDGEIVPEEDALVVNGRRVQLINNRDPKQLPWKELNIDIVVEATGKFNHRDKAAAHLDAGAKRVILSAPGTNEDITIVMGVNEEQLDIDKHFVISNASCTTNCLGPVAKVLNEKFGIDNGLMTTVHSYTNDQNNIDNPHKDLRRARACAGSIIPTTTGAAKALSLVLPELKGKLHGMALRVPTPNVSLVDLVVDLNRDVTADEINEAFKEASQSEFKGIIEYTTEPLVSVDFTTNPHSAIIDGLSTMVISDRKVKVLAWYDNEWGYSNRVVDLVKLVAAKLEETSQVHAG; from the coding sequence ATGAATGCAAGAGTAGCGATTAACGGATTTGGGAGAATTGGTAGAATGGTTTTCCGTAAAGCCATATTAGATGAAGGTTTGGACATTGTAGCGATCAATGCCAGTTATCCTGCTGAAACTTTAGCGCATTTACTTAAATACGACACTACACATGGTAAATTCGATGGAGAGATTGTACCAGAAGAAGATGCACTTGTTGTAAATGGACGTCGTGTTCAATTAATAAATAATCGTGATCCAAAGCAATTGCCTTGGAAAGAACTAAACATAGATATTGTAGTTGAAGCAACAGGAAAATTCAATCATCGTGATAAAGCAGCTGCACATCTAGATGCAGGGGCAAAACGAGTTATTTTATCAGCACCTGGTACGAATGAAGATATTACAATTGTTATGGGTGTAAACGAAGAGCAACTAGACATTGATAAACACTTTGTTATTTCAAATGCTTCTTGTACAACAAACTGTTTAGGTCCTGTAGCAAAAGTATTAAATGAAAAATTTGGTATCGATAATGGTTTAATGACAACTGTTCATTCTTATACAAATGACCAAAATAATATCGATAACCCACATAAAGATTTAAGACGTGCCCGTGCTTGTGCAGGAAGCATCATTCCTACAACAACAGGCGCTGCGAAAGCTTTATCTTTAGTATTACCTGAATTAAAAGGAAAACTACATGGTATGGCGTTACGTGTTCCAACACCAAACGTTTCTTTAGTAGACCTTGTTGTAGATTTAAATCGTGATGTAACGGCAGATGAAATTAATGAAGCGTTTAAAGAAGCTTCTCAAAGCGAATTCAAAGGAATTATTGAATACACAACAGAACCGCTTGTATCGGTTGACTTCACAACAAATCCACACTCAGCTATTATCGATGGCTTGTCTACAATGGTTATTAGTGATCGAAAAGTGAAAGTACTTGCTTGGTATGATAACGAGTGGGGCTATTCAAATCGTGTTGTTGATCTTGTTAAATTAGTAGCAGCTAAATTAGAGGAAACTTCCCAAGTACATGCTGGTTAA
- the ytaF gene encoding sporulation membrane protein YtaF produces the protein MWLQLIILSIALSIDGFGVGVTLGMRGVKIPFRSIIVISICSGISLGVAMLIGEFISQLVSPSAAEKTGGAILILLGIWLVYQFFKKEKEIIESHSKEKIIFNFEIKSLGVVINILQKPTDADFDKSGTINGVEALVLGVALSLDAFGAGIGAAMIGISPLVLAFAIGVMSSIFIWSGLQSGKLLSKSTLVQNLSFLPGALLIIIGILKL, from the coding sequence ATGTGGTTACAGCTTATTATTCTTTCTATCGCATTAAGTATTGATGGGTTCGGAGTGGGAGTCACATTAGGAATGCGCGGTGTGAAAATCCCATTTCGATCGATTATTGTTATTTCGATTTGTTCGGGTATTAGTCTCGGTGTAGCCATGCTGATTGGTGAGTTCATTAGTCAGCTTGTCTCTCCTAGTGCGGCTGAAAAAACAGGTGGTGCTATTTTAATTTTGCTAGGCATTTGGCTTGTTTATCAGTTTTTTAAAAAGGAAAAAGAAATAATAGAAAGTCATTCTAAAGAAAAGATTATTTTTAACTTTGAAATTAAATCGCTTGGTGTCGTAATTAATATTTTACAAAAACCGACGGATGCCGATTTTGATAAATCAGGTACGATTAATGGCGTCGAAGCTCTCGTTCTCGGTGTGGCTCTTTCATTAGATGCTTTTGGTGCGGGAATTGGCGCGGCTATGATTGGTATTTCACCGCTAGTGCTTGCTTTTGCAATTGGAGTCATGAGCTCCATCTTTATTTGGAGTGGGCTTCAAAGCGGCAAATTACTATCAAAAAGCACGCTTGTGCAAAATTTATCTTTTCTTCCAGGGGCATTACTCATTATTATCGGAATATTAAAATTGTAG
- the nrdR gene encoding transcriptional regulator NrdR, with the protein MRCPSCQYNGTRVLDSRPVDDSRSIRRRRECESCGFRFTTFEKVEEIPLIVVKKEGTREEFSRDKILRGLIRACEKRPVPLKGLEEITNYVEKELRNNGISEVKSDHIGEMVMDKLADVDEVAYVRFASVYRQFKDINVFIDELKELLNKERK; encoded by the coding sequence ATGAGGTGCCCGTCATGTCAATACAATGGAACAAGAGTGCTCGATTCACGACCTGTGGATGATAGCAGATCCATTAGAAGGCGTCGCGAATGTGAGTCTTGCGGTTTTCGATTTACGACATTTGAAAAAGTAGAGGAAATACCGTTAATTGTCGTTAAAAAAGAAGGTACACGGGAAGAATTCAGTCGTGACAAAATTCTTCGCGGCTTAATTAGAGCTTGTGAAAAGCGTCCAGTCCCATTAAAAGGCTTAGAAGAAATTACGAATTATGTTGAAAAAGAATTGCGTAATAATGGAATTTCTGAAGTAAAAAGCGATCATATTGGTGAAATGGTCATGGATAAGCTAGCGGATGTGGATGAGGTAGCTTACGTGCGATTTGCGTCCGTATACCGTCAATTCAAAGATATTAACGTTTTTATTGATGAATTGAAGGAATTATTAAATAAAGAACGAAAGTAG
- a CDS encoding replication initiation and membrane attachment family protein has product MSMHWQELLPADQYRVSSAGMLHNYDRNVLTRLYQPLIGPICLSLYMSLWSELEENRLWAEPTTHYSLMNTMGLNLSDIYEARLQLEGIGLLSVYKKKNGETKEFVYELHPPLSPQQFFTDGMLNIYLFKKIGKGAYNRLKKFFSDDVLPVREYENVTKTFAEVFASDHSLYVSDEAEGAKEPLVRQQFIDRQEGTLPTGFEHQFDFDLLMAGLKSSLVPRKALTPRIKTTIAKLAFLYDINPLEMQKLVLGAISIDDEIEEEHLRKSARDWYQIERHADMPSLVSRVQPVIYRTQMDSPRNQEEEHIQRLETVSPLQRLKQLSNGAEIVEADLKIVEDIMLNQNLNPGVVNVLIEYVMLKAEKKFTKNYVEKIAGHWTRMNVVTVKEAMELARKEHRKYQGWADSNKSSAKGSRQKATRTEMVPAWLNKTEEKQTEQKKAATVSDEQKKAIWEQVKKLNAGGDHADAKD; this is encoded by the coding sequence ATGTCGATGCATTGGCAAGAACTGCTTCCCGCAGATCAATATAGGGTATCTTCAGCGGGAATGCTGCACAATTATGATCGGAATGTACTTACTCGCCTTTATCAACCACTTATTGGTCCCATTTGTTTGAGCCTTTATATGAGTTTATGGAGTGAGCTTGAAGAGAATCGACTTTGGGCAGAGCCAACAACTCATTATTCACTTATGAATACGATGGGGCTAAACTTGAGTGACATTTATGAAGCTAGACTCCAGCTCGAAGGAATCGGATTGCTGAGTGTTTATAAGAAGAAAAATGGTGAAACAAAGGAGTTTGTATACGAGTTACATCCACCGCTATCGCCACAGCAATTTTTTACGGACGGTATGTTAAATATTTATTTGTTCAAAAAGATTGGGAAAGGTGCATATAACCGATTGAAGAAGTTCTTTTCGGATGATGTATTGCCTGTGCGAGAGTATGAGAATGTAACAAAAACTTTTGCTGAAGTTTTTGCTTCGGATCATTCTTTATATGTAAGTGATGAGGCAGAAGGTGCGAAAGAGCCGTTGGTTCGTCAACAGTTTATTGATCGACAAGAGGGAACTCTTCCGACAGGGTTTGAGCATCAATTTGATTTTGATTTATTAATGGCAGGTTTGAAATCATCGTTAGTGCCAAGAAAAGCACTAACGCCCCGTATTAAAACAACGATTGCCAAGCTTGCTTTTCTATATGACATTAATCCACTTGAAATGCAGAAGTTAGTGCTTGGAGCCATATCCATTGATGATGAGATTGAGGAAGAACACTTACGTAAATCAGCGCGTGATTGGTATCAAATTGAACGGCATGCTGATATGCCCTCGCTCGTTAGTCGTGTACAGCCAGTCATTTATCGCACTCAAATGGATTCGCCAAGGAATCAAGAGGAGGAGCATATTCAGCGTTTAGAAACAGTCTCCCCGTTGCAACGGCTTAAGCAACTATCGAATGGTGCTGAAATTGTAGAAGCTGATTTAAAAATTGTTGAAGATATTATGCTCAACCAAAATTTAAATCCTGGTGTGGTGAATGTGTTAATTGAATACGTAATGTTGAAAGCAGAAAAGAAATTCACAAAGAATTATGTTGAAAAGATTGCTGGTCATTGGACGCGCATGAATGTTGTCACTGTTAAAGAAGCGATGGAGTTAGCGAGAAAAGAGCATCGTAAATATCAAGGTTGGGCAGATAGCAACAAATCAAGCGCAAAAGGCAGTCGTCAAAAAGCAACGCGTACGGAAATGGTTCCGGCCTGGTTAAATAAAACAGAAGAGAAGCAGACTGAACAAAAGAAAGCGGCAACCGTTTCTGATGAACAGAAAAAAGCGATATGGGAGCAAGTGAAAAAGTTAAATGCAGGAGGTGATCACGCTGATGCAAAAGATTAA
- the coaE gene encoding dephospho-CoA kinase (Dephospho-CoA kinase (CoaE) performs the final step in coenzyme A biosynthesis.) codes for MDRVIGITGGIASGKSSVSTYIRELGFVVVDADVAAREVVEPGEEAYHDIVKAFGEDILLSDGGIDRAKLGTLIFHDEDKRLRLNSIVHPAVRKRMKEQTEKAFQDGAETVFMDIPLLFESKLTYMVEKSLLIYVDEEVQLQRLMKRNDLSESEALARIHSQMPLVEKKALADAVVDNNGELEETKQQVLAILKQWDIR; via the coding sequence ATGGATCGAGTTATTGGAATTACCGGGGGCATTGCAAGTGGTAAAAGCAGTGTAAGTACGTATATTAGAGAGTTAGGTTTTGTTGTTGTCGATGCCGATGTGGCAGCTCGTGAAGTAGTCGAGCCTGGTGAAGAAGCTTATCATGACATAGTTAAAGCGTTTGGCGAGGACATTTTGCTGTCGGACGGGGGAATTGATCGTGCCAAATTAGGTACGCTTATTTTTCATGATGAAGATAAAAGACTGCGTTTAAATAGCATTGTCCATCCTGCTGTGAGAAAGAGAATGAAGGAGCAGACAGAAAAAGCTTTTCAAGATGGAGCGGAAACGGTCTTTATGGATATTCCTCTTTTATTTGAAAGCAAGCTGACGTATATGGTGGAAAAGTCTCTGCTCATTTATGTGGATGAAGAGGTACAGCTTCAAAGGTTAATGAAACGCAATGATTTATCGGAAAGTGAAGCACTCGCTCGCATTCATTCCCAGATGCCGTTAGTTGAGAAGAAAGCGTTGGCAGATGCTGTTGTTGATAATAATGGAGAATTAGAAGAAACGAAGCAACAAGTGCTTGCTATCCTAAAGCAGTGGGATATACGATAA
- the mutM gene encoding DNA-formamidopyrimidine glycosylase, producing the protein MPELPEVETVRRTLEQLVLGKEIQEVSVLWPKIIKKPEPVEQFCDALVGQTIREIGRRGKFLIFTLDDYSMVSHLRMEGKYGVYPKQEPYDKHTHVIFSFTDGSELRYRDVRKFGTMHLFKKGEEFEQEPLLNLGPEPLLADFTVEYLRRALRKTNRKIKPVLLDQHIVVGIGNIYVDESLFRSGIHPERVASSLTDAEITKLYQEIIATLSEAVEKGGSTIRSYINSQGQIGMFQLELFVYGRKGENCKRCGAPLEKLVVGGRGTHICPSCQVRPS; encoded by the coding sequence ATGCCAGAACTTCCAGAGGTAGAAACAGTCAGAAGAACGTTGGAACAATTAGTGTTAGGAAAAGAAATTCAAGAAGTATCCGTTTTATGGCCGAAGATTATTAAAAAACCAGAGCCGGTTGAACAATTTTGCGATGCACTTGTTGGACAAACGATTCGTGAAATCGGACGCCGTGGAAAGTTTTTAATTTTTACATTAGATGATTATTCAATGGTCTCGCATTTACGAATGGAAGGGAAATATGGAGTGTATCCGAAACAGGAGCCATATGATAAACATACCCATGTCATTTTTTCCTTTACAGATGGCAGCGAGCTTAGGTATCGTGATGTTCGTAAATTTGGAACGATGCATTTATTTAAAAAAGGAGAAGAGTTTGAGCAAGAACCGCTTTTGAATCTAGGTCCAGAGCCGTTATTAGCAGATTTTACGGTCGAGTACCTACGTCGAGCATTACGGAAAACCAATCGAAAAATTAAACCAGTTTTACTGGATCAACATATTGTTGTTGGTATTGGGAATATTTACGTCGATGAGTCGCTCTTCCGTTCTGGTATCCATCCTGAGCGGGTCGCTTCATCACTTACGGATGCCGAAATTACAAAGCTTTATCAAGAAATTATCGCGACATTATCGGAGGCTGTTGAAAAGGGAGGCAGTACGATTCGTTCTTATATCAATTCACAAGGACAAATCGGTATGTTTCAATTAGAGCTATTTGTTTATGGCCGAAAAGGAGAGAATTGCAAGAGATGTGGCGCACCGCTTGAGAAACTAGTTGTCGGTGGGCGTGGTACACATATTTGTCCATCGTGTCAGGTGCGTCCGTCATAA
- the speD gene encoding adenosylmethionine decarboxylase, with product METMGRHVISELWGCDFDKLNNIEFIERTFVNAALKSGAEIREVAFHKFAPQGVSGVVIISESHLTIHSFPEHGYASIDVYTCGDLDPNIAADYIAEALNAETREKIELPRGMGPVHIKATKIGVL from the coding sequence ATGGAAACAATGGGTAGACATGTTATTTCCGAACTTTGGGGTTGTGACTTTGACAAATTGAATAATATTGAGTTTATTGAAAGAACATTCGTTAATGCCGCTTTAAAATCAGGTGCAGAGATACGTGAGGTAGCTTTTCATAAATTTGCTCCTCAAGGAGTAAGTGGAGTTGTTATTATTTCTGAATCACACTTAACGATTCACAGCTTTCCAGAACACGGATATGCAAGCATCGATGTATACACATGTGGAGATTTAGATCCAAATATTGCGGCAGATTATATTGCTGAAGCATTAAATGCCGAAACGCGTGAAAAGATAGAATTACCACGCGGGATGGGCCCAGTGCACATAAAGGCAACTAAAATAGGTGTATTATAA